A genome region from Mesorhizobium sp. B2-1-8 includes the following:
- a CDS encoding ABC transporter permease produces MAQIEQQSAAAAKPDERIRQVGFLTHMMRRPELGAVAGLVLVVVFFFFTADPSMFSLSGLMTILAPASQLGILAVAASLLMIGGEFDLSIGSMVAFTGLIFGALLTNFGQSLWISIVFTLLLAAVMGAVNGQIVIRTRLPSFIVTLAFLFILRGLTLVGLKWATGGSTQLRGIEDVVGDGLLKQVFSGVAFQPLFNWLAEHDLIEKFDNGVPKVTGVPVSVLWFVGITGVATWMLLRTRVGNWIFAAGGDPVAARNSGVPVDRVKTGLFALTACAAALVAIITVLDAGSTDARRGFQKEFEAIIAAVIGGSLLTGGYGSAIGAFFGAIIFGLVSIGLTYTQFDSDWFQVFLGSMLLLAVLFNNFIRRKVTGER; encoded by the coding sequence ATGGCTCAGATCGAACAACAGAGCGCCGCTGCCGCGAAACCCGATGAGCGGATCAGGCAAGTCGGTTTTCTCACACATATGATGCGCCGGCCCGAGCTCGGCGCCGTCGCCGGGCTGGTCCTGGTGGTGGTGTTCTTCTTCTTCACCGCCGACCCCTCGATGTTTTCGCTTTCCGGCCTGATGACCATCCTGGCGCCGGCGTCGCAACTGGGGATCCTGGCCGTCGCCGCCTCGCTCTTGATGATCGGCGGCGAGTTCGATCTTTCGATCGGCTCGATGGTGGCCTTCACCGGCCTGATCTTCGGCGCGCTGTTGACCAATTTCGGTCAGTCGCTTTGGATCTCCATCGTCTTCACGCTGCTGCTTGCGGCCGTCATGGGCGCGGTCAACGGGCAGATCGTCATCAGGACGCGGCTGCCCTCGTTCATCGTTACGCTTGCCTTCCTGTTCATCCTGCGTGGCCTGACCCTGGTCGGCCTCAAATGGGCGACTGGCGGCTCGACCCAACTGCGCGGGATAGAGGATGTCGTCGGCGACGGATTGCTGAAGCAGGTGTTTTCGGGCGTCGCCTTCCAACCCTTGTTCAACTGGCTGGCCGAGCATGATCTCATCGAGAAATTCGACAATGGCGTGCCCAAGGTGACGGGTGTGCCGGTCTCGGTTCTCTGGTTCGTCGGGATCACGGGGGTCGCCACCTGGATGCTGCTGCGCACGCGCGTCGGCAACTGGATCTTCGCGGCAGGCGGCGATCCGGTCGCGGCGAGAAATTCCGGCGTGCCTGTCGACCGCGTGAAGACGGGGCTCTTCGCCCTGACGGCGTGCGCGGCGGCGCTCGTTGCCATCATCACTGTGCTGGATGCAGGCTCGACGGACGCGCGCCGCGGCTTTCAGAAGGAATTCGAGGCCATCATTGCGGCCGTCATCGGCGGCAGTCTGCTGACTGGCGGCTATGGCTCGGCGATCGGCGCCTTCTTCGGTGCCATCATCTTCGGCCTCGTCTCCATCGGCCTGACATACACCCAGTTCGACTCCGACTGGTTCCAGGTGTTCCTGGGCTCGATGCTGCTTCTGGCCGTCCTCTTCAACAACTTCATCCGCCGCAAGGTGACAGGGGAGCGCTGA
- a CDS encoding ATP-binding cassette domain-containing protein, protein MADGKTVTSPPVIEVNNIVKHYGSVIALSGVSMKVSQGEVLCLLGDNGAGKSTLIKTLSGVVRPTSGDFLVEGKSVNFNSPRDALDAGIATVYQDLAMIPLMSITRNFFMGREPLKGIPPFRHIDFKHCNAVTHEEMRKIGIDIRDPNQAVGTLSGGERQCVAIARAVYFGAKVLILDEPTSALGVAQTSMVLKYIHQVQQKGLGVIFITHNVRHAYAVGSRFTVLNRGKTLGTCAKGEIGIDELQNMMAGGKELQTLSDELGGTI, encoded by the coding sequence ATGGCTGATGGCAAGACAGTGACCTCGCCGCCCGTCATCGAGGTCAACAACATCGTCAAGCACTATGGTTCCGTCATCGCGCTGTCGGGCGTTTCGATGAAGGTGTCGCAAGGCGAGGTGCTGTGCCTGCTGGGCGACAATGGCGCCGGCAAGTCGACGCTCATCAAGACGCTTTCCGGTGTTGTTCGTCCGACCAGCGGCGACTTCCTCGTCGAGGGCAAAAGTGTCAACTTCAACAGCCCTCGCGACGCGCTCGATGCCGGCATTGCCACGGTCTATCAGGATTTGGCGATGATCCCGCTGATGTCGATCACCCGCAATTTTTTCATGGGCCGCGAGCCGCTCAAGGGCATCCCGCCGTTCCGTCACATCGACTTCAAGCACTGCAATGCCGTGACGCATGAGGAGATGCGCAAGATTGGCATCGACATCCGCGACCCCAACCAGGCGGTCGGCACGCTCTCGGGCGGCGAGCGGCAATGCGTGGCCATCGCGCGCGCCGTCTACTTCGGGGCCAAGGTCCTGATTCTCGATGAACCGACTTCGGCGCTGGGCGTCGCCCAGACATCGATGGTGCTGAAATACATCCATCAGGTTCAGCAGAAGGGCCTAGGCGTGATCTTCATCACCCACAATGTCCGTCATGCCTATGCTGTCGGCAGCCGGTTCACCGTGCTCAACCGGGGCAAGACGCTTGGCACCTGCGCCAAAGGCGAGATCGGCATCGATGAACTGCAAAACATGATGGCCGGCGGCAAGGAACTGCAGACCCTGTCCGACGAGCTCGGCGGAACGATCTAA
- a CDS encoding TIM barrel protein, with product MTTALETAGPFTLAVCAEMVFRSLPVLDRLARITELGFAAEIWDWTKHDIAALARSGASFSSMTGYVTGTLADDAGADELIRTAKLSIPVAKELNCPRLNLHGTGLDGQGLPVVKSEDVTGQMWLKARDTLNRIADLGEQEGVTFVLENLNEAVDHPKTPFAKAADTIALVASVNRPSLKLNLDLYHAQIGEGNLIELCRLALPHIGEIQVADVPGRNEPGTGEINYPAIARALYQMGYRGVIGMEAWPSGDDELALSHFRQAFTC from the coding sequence ATGACAACGGCCCTTGAGACCGCGGGACCCTTCACCTTGGCGGTTTGCGCGGAGATGGTGTTCCGCTCGCTACCTGTGCTCGATCGCCTCGCGCGGATCACCGAACTTGGCTTCGCCGCCGAGATCTGGGACTGGACGAAGCACGACATCGCCGCGCTTGCCAGGTCTGGAGCCTCGTTTTCCTCGATGACCGGCTATGTGACAGGCACGCTCGCCGATGACGCGGGCGCGGACGAGCTGATCAGGACGGCGAAACTCTCCATACCGGTCGCCAAGGAGCTGAATTGCCCGCGGCTCAACCTTCATGGCACGGGGCTCGACGGGCAGGGGCTGCCGGTCGTCAAGTCCGAAGACGTGACCGGCCAAATGTGGCTCAAGGCCCGCGATACGCTCAATCGCATCGCCGACCTTGGCGAGCAGGAAGGCGTGACCTTCGTGCTCGAGAACCTCAACGAGGCTGTCGACCACCCGAAAACACCGTTTGCCAAGGCGGCCGACACGATCGCGCTCGTCGCGTCGGTCAACCGGCCGTCGCTCAAGCTCAACCTCGACCTCTACCATGCGCAGATCGGCGAAGGGAATCTGATCGAGCTCTGCCGCCTTGCGCTTCCCCACATCGGGGAGATCCAAGTGGCCGATGTTCCCGGCCGCAACGAACCGGGTACCGGAGAAATCAACTACCCCGCCATCGCCCGCGCCCTCTACCAGATGGGCTACCGCGGCGTCATCGGCATGGAGGCCTGGCCGTCGGGCGACGACGAGCTCGCGCTCAGTCACTTCCGCCAGGCTTTCACCTGCTAG
- a CDS encoding GNAT family N-acetyltransferase produces MNKTLTTHTGFRFQVRGARPEDEPALAEFFTHVTPEDLRFRFLGAVREVSHERLVAMTRSDDAHIHNFLAFAPDGMLIAVATLASDPADRRGEVAICIRDDRKHLGVSWELLAHIARHADEQGLDMIESIENRENHAAIELEREMGFTVTTDPDDATLVLVQRKRGAKLPK; encoded by the coding sequence ATGAACAAGACGCTCACCACCCACACGGGATTCCGTTTCCAAGTGCGCGGCGCGCGCCCCGAGGACGAGCCGGCATTGGCTGAGTTTTTCACCCATGTGACGCCTGAAGATCTGCGCTTCCGCTTTCTCGGCGCCGTGCGGGAAGTTTCGCACGAACGGCTGGTTGCCATGACGCGCTCGGATGATGCTCATATCCATAACTTCCTTGCATTTGCACCAGACGGAATGTTGATCGCGGTAGCGACGCTCGCCAGCGATCCGGCCGACCGGCGTGGCGAGGTCGCAATCTGCATTCGCGACGACCGCAAGCACCTGGGTGTCAGTTGGGAGTTGCTCGCCCACATTGCCCGCCACGCGGATGAGCAGGGTCTCGACATGATCGAGTCGATCGAAAACCGGGAAAACCACGCAGCAATCGAGCTCGAGCGCGAGATGGGCTTCACAGTCACGACTGACCCGGATGACGCAACACTCGTGCTGGTCCAGCGCAAGCGGGGCGCCAAGTTGCCGAAGTAA
- a CDS encoding helix-turn-helix domain-containing protein — MYARQIAKIELPTQPSPFALLDGATAQPVSFFPAGTEIYAQGEKAGPLYQVEFGAVRVYRLLADGRRQISAFHMAGETFGFEADATHHFFAEAINATGIRVVRIAAATDMSRQLLPLALKGLIRAQEHLLVLGRQNAIERVAAFLVDMTERQGGLRQVELPMSRLDIGDYLGLTIETVSRVFTRLKDKGVIRLLGLRSIEILKQDVLLDMGE; from the coding sequence ATGTACGCTCGACAGATCGCCAAGATTGAACTGCCGACACAGCCGAGCCCTTTCGCTCTCCTCGACGGGGCTACGGCGCAACCAGTCAGCTTCTTCCCGGCCGGCACGGAGATCTACGCCCAGGGCGAAAAGGCCGGGCCTCTTTACCAGGTCGAGTTCGGCGCCGTGCGTGTGTACCGGCTGCTGGCTGACGGCCGCAGGCAGATCAGCGCCTTTCATATGGCCGGAGAGACTTTTGGCTTCGAGGCCGACGCCACGCATCATTTCTTCGCAGAGGCAATCAACGCGACCGGTATCCGCGTTGTCCGGATCGCCGCGGCCACGGACATGTCCCGCCAGTTGCTGCCGCTGGCGCTCAAGGGTTTGATCAGAGCCCAGGAGCATCTTCTGGTCCTCGGCCGCCAGAACGCCATCGAACGGGTCGCCGCATTCCTGGTCGACATGACGGAACGCCAGGGCGGCTTGCGCCAGGTCGAATTGCCGATGTCGCGCCTGGATATTGGCGACTATCTCGGCCTCACCATCGAGACCGTGTCGCGGGTCTTCACCCGCCTGAAGGACAAAGGCGTCATTCGCCTGCTCGGCCTGCGCAGCATCGAAATCCTCAAGCAGGACGTGCTTTTGGACATGGGCGAATAA
- a CDS encoding ArsR/SmtB family transcription factor, whose product MRNKKVAELDKRAREASELLAAMANEKRLMILCHLLDGETSVNELADLVAMNQSALSQQLSKLRALKLVDTRRDAQQVYYRLASEEVERILQTLYGIYCDPETKTAKAKRG is encoded by the coding sequence ATGCGCAATAAGAAAGTCGCCGAATTGGACAAGAGGGCGCGCGAGGCATCCGAACTGCTCGCGGCAATGGCCAATGAAAAACGGCTGATGATCCTGTGCCACCTGCTGGACGGCGAGACATCCGTCAACGAACTGGCGGACCTTGTCGCGATGAACCAGTCGGCGCTGTCGCAGCAACTGTCGAAGCTCAGGGCATTGAAGCTGGTCGACACCCGCCGCGACGCCCAGCAGGTCTACTACCGCCTGGCTTCGGAGGAGGTGGAACGCATACTCCAGACGCTCTACGGCATCTACTGCGACCCCGAGACGAAAACGGCCAAAGCCAAGCGTGGGTGA